A DNA window from Iodobacter ciconiae contains the following coding sequences:
- a CDS encoding NmrA family NAD(P)-binding protein, which yields MKIAIIGATGYVGSKLLNEALERGHQVSALVQNIARRPLTRP from the coding sequence ATGAAAATCGCAATCATCGGCGCAACAGGTTATGTCGGCTCTAAGCTTTTAAACGAAGCGCTTGAGCGCGGCCATCAGGTCAGCGCCCTGGTACAAAACATCGCCAGGCGCCCGCTCACGCGGCCCTGA
- the alaS gene encoding alanine--tRNA ligase has translation MKSNEIRQKFLDFFASKGHQVVNSSPLVPGNDPTIMFTVAGMVQFKDVFLGFDKRNYTRATTSQKCLRAGGKHNDLENVGYTARHHTFFEMLGNFSFGDYFKKDAIHYAWEFLTGPEWLAIPKEKLLVTVYASDNEAFEIWNQQMGVPADKIIRIGDNKGAAYASDNFWAMGDTGPCGPCTEIFYDHGDHIWGGPPGSPEEDGDRFVEIWNNVFMQFNRDAEGVMHPLPKPSVDTGMGLERLSAVLQKVHTNYETDSFVALLQAAAGATGVPYNQETPSLKVIADHIRACSFLIADGVLPSNEGRGYVLRRIIRRAVRHGYKLGQKKPFFFTLVAALVAEMGHAYPELVQKQTLIEETLKYEEELFAKTLENGMALLDTALAGGKTVLDGATAFKLSDTYGFPIDLTADVCRERNVSVDMEGFEVALNTQRAQSKAAGQFKAVTGLVYDGEASCFHGYTESTQAAKVLALYRGSEPVEILNAGESGVVVLDHTPFYAESGGQAGDVGSIRAGDILFDVTDTQKVKSDVFGHQGVVSNGNLKVGDAVTASIDLVKRQASQRNHSATHLLHAALRTVLGTHVEQKGSLVTFERTRFDFSQPKPVTPAEIARIEALVNEEIMRNDAVSAAQMSFDNAIAAGAMALFGEKYGDDVRVLKMGDFSTELCGGTHVGRTGDIGLFKIIAESGIAAGIRRIEAITGEAALALVQTQDSEIKALAAMTQSKPGELITKLEKLQAELKLAQKEVQNLKGQMAFAQLDSLIGVGLRTISDVKCVVGIVDGVEGTVLREMSDKLMDRLQSGIAILASVSEGKVSLIARVSNDLTGKVKAGELVNFVAQQVGGKGGGKPDLAQAGGTEPENLKSALDSTPAWLATKL, from the coding sequence ATGAAATCAAACGAAATCCGCCAGAAATTCCTCGACTTCTTTGCCTCTAAAGGCCACCAGGTCGTTAACTCCAGCCCGCTTGTGCCAGGCAATGATCCAACCATCATGTTTACCGTGGCTGGCATGGTGCAATTCAAAGACGTGTTTCTGGGCTTTGATAAGCGCAATTACACCCGTGCCACCACCAGCCAGAAATGCTTACGCGCTGGCGGCAAGCACAACGATTTAGAAAACGTCGGCTACACTGCACGCCACCACACTTTCTTTGAAATGCTCGGCAACTTCAGCTTTGGCGATTATTTCAAAAAGGATGCCATCCATTACGCCTGGGAGTTTTTAACCGGCCCTGAGTGGCTGGCCATCCCAAAAGAAAAACTGCTGGTCACGGTCTACGCATCAGACAATGAGGCGTTTGAGATCTGGAACCAGCAAATGGGCGTGCCTGCAGACAAAATCATCCGTATTGGCGACAACAAAGGCGCAGCCTATGCCTCGGATAATTTCTGGGCCATGGGCGACACCGGCCCTTGTGGCCCTTGTACCGAGATTTTTTATGATCACGGCGATCATATCTGGGGAGGCCCTCCTGGTAGCCCGGAAGAAGACGGCGATCGCTTTGTAGAAATCTGGAATAACGTGTTTATGCAGTTCAACCGCGATGCCGAAGGTGTGATGCACCCACTGCCAAAACCATCCGTTGATACCGGCATGGGGCTGGAGCGCCTGTCTGCCGTACTGCAAAAAGTGCATACCAATTACGAAACAGATTCCTTTGTTGCTCTATTACAAGCTGCAGCTGGCGCAACTGGCGTGCCTTACAATCAGGAAACGCCTTCACTTAAGGTGATTGCTGACCATATCCGCGCGTGCTCCTTTTTGATTGCTGACGGTGTATTGCCAAGTAATGAAGGCCGTGGTTATGTATTGCGCCGCATCATCCGCCGCGCCGTGCGTCATGGCTATAAACTTGGCCAGAAAAAACCATTCTTCTTTACACTGGTTGCCGCACTGGTTGCCGAAATGGGTCACGCCTACCCAGAGCTGGTACAAAAACAAACACTGATCGAAGAAACACTGAAATACGAAGAAGAGCTGTTTGCCAAAACACTGGAAAACGGCATGGCCCTGCTCGATACCGCCTTAGCGGGCGGCAAGACAGTACTGGATGGTGCAACTGCCTTCAAACTCTCTGACACCTACGGTTTCCCTATCGACTTAACCGCTGACGTATGCCGCGAGCGCAATGTCAGCGTGGATATGGAAGGCTTTGAAGTAGCACTCAATACCCAGCGGGCGCAATCTAAAGCGGCCGGTCAGTTTAAAGCAGTAACGGGTTTGGTTTACGACGGGGAAGCAAGCTGTTTCCACGGCTACACCGAAAGCACCCAAGCGGCCAAGGTACTGGCACTTTATCGTGGCAGCGAGCCGGTTGAAATCTTAAACGCCGGCGAATCGGGCGTAGTGGTGCTGGATCACACGCCGTTTTATGCCGAATCAGGCGGCCAAGCCGGTGACGTAGGCAGCATCCGTGCGGGCGATATTTTGTTTGATGTGACCGATACGCAAAAAGTGAAATCCGATGTCTTTGGTCATCAGGGTGTGGTCAGCAATGGCAATCTGAAAGTAGGCGACGCCGTAACCGCCAGCATTGATTTGGTGAAGCGTCAGGCCAGCCAGCGCAATCACAGCGCTACCCACTTGCTGCACGCAGCACTACGCACCGTGCTTGGCACACATGTGGAGCAAAAAGGCTCGCTGGTGACGTTTGAGCGCACACGTTTTGACTTTAGCCAGCCCAAACCAGTAACCCCAGCTGAAATCGCCCGGATTGAAGCGCTGGTTAATGAAGAAATTATGCGTAACGATGCTGTTTCAGCAGCACAGATGAGTTTTGACAACGCCATCGCTGCCGGTGCCATGGCGCTGTTTGGCGAAAAATACGGCGACGATGTGCGCGTATTAAAAATGGGCGACTTCTCTACCGAGCTATGCGGCGGCACGCATGTGGGCCGCACGGGCGATATTGGCCTCTTCAAAATCATCGCAGAAAGCGGTATTGCAGCAGGGATTCGCCGTATTGAAGCCATCACCGGTGAAGCCGCTTTAGCCCTGGTGCAAACGCAAGACAGCGAAATCAAAGCCCTTGCCGCGATGACGCAATCCAAGCCAGGTGAGCTGATCACTAAGCTGGAAAAACTGCAAGCCGAGCTGAAACTGGCCCAGAAAGAAGTACAAAATCTGAAAGGCCAGATGGCCTTTGCCCAGCTGGACAGCCTGATTGGCGTTGGTTTACGCACGATCAGTGACGTAAAATGTGTAGTCGGCATCGTAGATGGTGTTGAAGGCACAGTCTTGCGTGAAATGAGTGATAAGCTAATGGATCGCCTGCAAAGCGGCATCGCCATTCTTGCCAGTGTATCCGAAGGTAAAGTCAGCCTGATCGCCCGTGTCAGTAATGACTTGACTGGCAAAGTAAAAGCTGGCGAGCTGGTTAACTTCGTCGCCCAGCAGGTTGGCGGCAAAGGCGGCGGCAAGCCTGATCTGGCACAAGCCGGCGGCACAGAGCCGGAAAACCTGAAAAGTGCGCTAGACAGCACCCCGGCATGGCTTGCAACTAAGCTTTAA
- a CDS encoding DUF1175 family protein produces MFLSKYLCTGLILLSTTCLAADPVLNPAQTQAFRGWFVRIVNEQLRQGQTRAGSTEIARGWCVLQWQKPCKNTTQHGCKVMALAERACRQKWI; encoded by the coding sequence GTGTTTTTAAGTAAATATCTCTGCACCGGCCTTATTTTGCTCAGCACCACCTGCCTTGCCGCTGACCCCGTGCTCAACCCCGCGCAAACGCAGGCTTTTCGAGGCTGGTTTGTGCGGATTGTGAATGAGCAGCTTCGTCAGGGCCAAACCCGCGCTGGCAGCACAGAGATTGCGCGGGGCTGGTGCGTTTTGCAGTGGCAGAAGCCCTGCAAAAACACGACGCAGCATGGCTGCAAAGTAATGGCATTAGCCGAACGGGCCTGCCGCCAGAAGTGGATTTAA
- a CDS encoding DUF2138 domain-containing protein, whose product MKKTYTKWLLALGGISAAAAFWVFKPIKEIPPKLDTPIIALAAGLTSPDLVLATPNLAQLPAALMQVPLFKKVLTEDAVDYYEHHPDKLGLEGSLRRIAFEHELNLQDRFMNALLSEPAEMAMWKSDDGRPGHWVLRITKNNFASLLQWVTKASLSDSQLSIDGHIAKVPLYKLQYGNDDAIWFFSQDNKLVVLSDKNWLEGKQAAAWTKILNGLLGDSANPLLQHYGVQAASSGHTVVANMKYLSFGYQSLFADVKALRMDVSKENGWFSHILLNQQTQWDGMPLWQSAPDGAALCLSAPVDWKTLKPVSKKANIPAEWLAQLKPAAGVCWYPDSSLYSPLLLAQTREPKQFAKHAPKLFDWLIGASEAGLRDEEASRLPLRKSKKDDGLLLQRAVSADDGNLSKDAKDAAPNVDKLTLGRYFDVSMAQSGSSIVFSPDSKLVSTAMAVQQKRYAALADRMEGPKQGYIAPEALSKLLTTATMSTLPGKAQPLLQNAAVTYLIPHITAIGEFSNTGLQLSPSADQRKDQHWERLEWKSPK is encoded by the coding sequence ATGAAAAAAACCTACACAAAATGGCTATTGGCACTTGGGGGCATCTCTGCTGCGGCAGCTTTTTGGGTATTCAAACCAATAAAAGAAATCCCCCCCAAACTCGACACGCCCATCATTGCTCTGGCAGCCGGATTAACATCGCCCGATCTGGTACTGGCCACGCCCAATCTTGCACAGCTGCCTGCCGCGCTAATGCAGGTGCCGCTGTTTAAAAAGGTACTCACAGAAGATGCGGTGGATTATTACGAGCACCACCCGGATAAATTAGGTCTGGAAGGCTCGCTCAGGCGGATTGCTTTTGAGCACGAGCTGAATCTGCAAGACCGTTTTATGAATGCGCTTTTATCCGAGCCCGCCGAAATGGCGATGTGGAAAAGCGACGATGGCCGCCCGGGGCACTGGGTGCTGCGCATTACAAAAAATAACTTTGCCAGCCTGCTGCAATGGGTGACTAAGGCTTCATTAAGCGACAGCCAGCTCAGCATCGATGGCCATATCGCCAAAGTGCCGCTGTATAAATTGCAATATGGTAATGATGACGCCATCTGGTTTTTTAGCCAGGATAATAAGCTGGTTGTGCTTTCTGATAAAAACTGGCTGGAAGGCAAGCAGGCTGCCGCCTGGACTAAAATATTAAACGGTTTGCTTGGCGACTCGGCCAACCCTTTACTCCAGCATTACGGCGTACAGGCCGCCAGCAGCGGCCATACTGTGGTCGCGAATATGAAATATCTTTCATTTGGCTATCAAAGTCTCTTTGCCGATGTAAAAGCATTGCGCATGGATGTCAGCAAGGAAAACGGCTGGTTCAGCCATATACTACTCAACCAGCAAACCCAGTGGGACGGCATGCCTCTCTGGCAATCTGCCCCTGATGGCGCTGCACTCTGTTTATCTGCTCCTGTAGATTGGAAAACACTCAAGCCCGTCAGCAAAAAAGCCAATATTCCCGCCGAATGGCTGGCGCAGCTGAAGCCTGCCGCAGGCGTGTGCTGGTATCCGGATTCATCGCTCTATAGCCCGCTGCTGCTGGCACAAACCCGCGAGCCCAAGCAATTTGCCAAACACGCCCCCAAGCTGTTTGACTGGCTGATCGGTGCAAGTGAAGCCGGTCTGCGGGACGAAGAAGCATCGCGCCTGCCGCTTAGAAAAAGCAAAAAAGACGACGGCCTACTCTTGCAGCGCGCAGTCAGCGCCGACGATGGCAACCTGAGTAAAGACGCCAAAGACGCCGCACCCAATGTCGATAAACTCACACTGGGCCGCTATTTTGATGTCAGCATGGCGCAATCCGGATCATCCATCGTATTCTCGCCCGACAGCAAACTTGTCAGCACCGCCATGGCCGTGCAGCAAAAACGCTACGCCGCGCTGGCCGACAGAATGGAAGGCCCGAAACAAGGCTACATCGCCCCGGAAGCGCTCTCCAAACTACTGACCACCGCCACGATGTCTACGCTGCCAGGCAAAGCACAGCCCCTGCTACAAAACGCCGCAGTGACATATCTGATCCCGCATATCACCGCCATAGGCGAGTTCTCCAACACCGGCCTACAACTCAGCCCCAGCGCAGATCAGCGCAAAGATCAGCATTGGGAAAGACTGGAGTGGAAAAGTCCGAAGTGA
- a CDS encoding DUF1175 family protein, with protein sequence MAEALQKHDAAWLQSNGISRTGLPPEVDLSPASRDALRHNWKQADGKRAAYVPAFGLVQNNARLIGKDINQAEAGDLLFFDQGDDQHVMIWTGRYIAYHTGTVHPKDSGLRAVRIDQLMQWKDTRWQPRNDNPNFIGIYRLAFLPSAS encoded by the coding sequence GTGGCAGAAGCCCTGCAAAAACACGACGCAGCATGGCTGCAAAGTAATGGCATTAGCCGAACGGGCCTGCCGCCAGAAGTGGATTTAAGCCCGGCCAGCCGGGATGCCTTGCGGCATAACTGGAAGCAGGCCGACGGTAAACGTGCCGCCTATGTGCCGGCTTTTGGGTTGGTGCAAAACAATGCCCGCCTGATAGGCAAAGATATCAATCAGGCAGAAGCAGGTGATTTACTGTTTTTTGATCAGGGCGACGATCAGCACGTCATGATCTGGACGGGTCGATATATTGCCTACCACACCGGAACGGTCCACCCAAAAGACTCGGGCTTAAGAGCCGTAAGAATCGATCAACTCATGCAATGGAAAGACACGCGATGGCAGCCACGCAACGACAATCCCAACTTTATCGGCATCTATCGCCTCGCTTTCTTGCCCTCTGCTTCTTAA
- a CDS encoding peptidoglycan DD-metalloendopeptidase family protein, whose product MPIHSIPLLCRFLPFLLLLSACGTAPIGEGMYQVKAGDTLYSIARNAGRSVGELQRLNQLNDNTIHVGQILNIGMGKPATPALDPVKTKPPATTPAPVSKPKTPAISLVWPNKGPVLRAFNGKSNKGINIGGAAGSPVYAAASGKVIYANQVRGYGKLLIIKHNKDYLTAYAHNRQILAKEGDNVKQGQSVAEMGNTGSDKVMLHFELRFKGVAINPAPYLP is encoded by the coding sequence ATGCCTATCCACTCAATCCCCCTCCTTTGTCGTTTTCTGCCTTTTTTACTTTTGCTCAGCGCTTGCGGCACAGCCCCCATCGGCGAGGGCATGTATCAGGTAAAAGCAGGTGACACGCTCTATAGCATTGCCCGCAATGCAGGCCGTAGTGTCGGCGAGCTACAGCGCTTAAATCAACTGAATGACAACACGATTCACGTCGGGCAAATATTGAATATCGGCATGGGCAAGCCCGCCACTCCCGCCCTTGATCCTGTAAAAACCAAGCCCCCGGCAACAACGCCTGCGCCTGTCAGTAAGCCAAAAACACCAGCCATATCGCTGGTGTGGCCCAATAAAGGCCCGGTTTTAAGGGCCTTTAACGGCAAAAGCAATAAAGGAATCAATATTGGCGGAGCAGCAGGCTCCCCCGTTTACGCGGCGGCAAGCGGTAAAGTAATTTACGCCAATCAGGTGCGTGGTTATGGCAAGCTTCTGATCATTAAGCACAATAAGGACTATCTGACCGCCTATGCACATAACCGGCAGATTCTGGCAAAAGAAGGCGACAACGTAAAACAGGGGCAAAGCGTAGCCGAAATGGGAAATACAGGCAGTGACAAAGTCATGCTGCACTTTGAATTACGTTTCAAGGGAGTAGCAATCAACCCAGCCCCTTACCTTCCCTAA
- a CDS encoding UvrD-helicase domain-containing protein, whose amino-acid sequence MHELEWGSEHQAIFKWLEHPDHPSGLICARAGTGKTTTLVAAYRQLRNQGHSPLVLTFSNSGRDTFIKRCRSHYPELPPPQAYTFDGYALRVFSQYSGRSRLRPRRLRPDSLANLIDLAMNEAIDILNGSLSEDELRIPRDSQSLAVLHQFIDNAKVSLSFNYPPFSLWGELDEEEDEYDVDDALIHLGLSHQRYRLFKRYENARERLEFLAPGDAAFDLLREPEIISKDLKQLGIQWVLVDEFHDTKPVHEQILRHMQAAGIRMLAVGDDAQDIYEWRGLTAFSAFKAWEAQSAPFGLSRSFRFGRPLDQIATRLIKPLGSPIEVRSKASHYTRPKLRKVVLEADTTAILEDWQASGRNLGECAILVREADASKPIEDALFKAGISYRMEGSRPYFLRQAALLCQALGYLASSKPIVHDSSDVDAFLALIQSPAWEISEEQISNFQKELISVDYENKPLYRLDWLPDAYAILKGLIPAPMAHLAFVRIKTTPLPLCLEELVDQLNLKPLVALSAPTARAAKARLQLFKTLITELGKTGPDALAKDWFKRRQRYQQFNKQRVVVSSVQQAKGREWVHVILPQLSDWVLREGADSANERRHFYVAITRAQEYLTLLANAQSLAQSPWLEEIGIK is encoded by the coding sequence ATGCACGAGTTGGAATGGGGCAGCGAACATCAGGCTATTTTCAAATGGCTGGAGCACCCTGACCACCCCTCCGGGCTTATCTGTGCCCGCGCCGGCACAGGAAAAACCACCACACTGGTTGCAGCCTACAGACAGTTGCGCAACCAGGGACACAGCCCGCTGGTACTGACCTTTTCCAATAGTGGGCGCGACACCTTTATCAAGCGCTGTCGCAGCCATTACCCGGAATTACCGCCACCTCAGGCTTATACTTTTGACGGCTACGCACTCCGGGTATTTTCCCAATACTCCGGCCGCTCAAGGCTCAGGCCACGCCGCCTGCGCCCGGACTCGCTGGCTAATTTAATCGATCTGGCCATGAACGAAGCCATTGACATCTTAAATGGTAGTCTGTCAGAAGATGAACTGCGGATTCCTCGTGACAGTCAGTCCTTAGCCGTACTTCACCAGTTTATTGATAATGCAAAAGTAAGTCTGTCATTTAATTACCCTCCCTTCTCGCTATGGGGTGAGCTGGACGAAGAAGAGGACGAATACGATGTCGATGACGCTCTGATACATTTGGGCTTGAGCCACCAGCGTTACCGTTTATTCAAACGCTATGAAAATGCCCGGGAACGTCTGGAGTTTCTTGCTCCCGGCGATGCCGCATTTGATTTACTGCGTGAGCCAGAAATTATCAGTAAAGATTTAAAACAGCTCGGCATCCAATGGGTACTGGTGGACGAGTTTCACGATACAAAGCCTGTACACGAGCAAATTTTGCGACATATGCAGGCAGCAGGCATCCGTATGCTGGCAGTTGGTGACGATGCACAGGACATTTATGAATGGCGCGGTCTGACTGCGTTTTCTGCATTTAAAGCATGGGAAGCGCAATCAGCGCCCTTTGGCCTGTCCCGCTCTTTTCGTTTTGGCCGCCCGCTTGATCAGATTGCAACCCGCCTGATCAAACCCCTGGGCAGCCCTATTGAGGTACGCTCCAAAGCCAGCCATTACACGCGGCCTAAGCTGCGTAAAGTGGTGCTGGAAGCCGACACCACTGCCATTTTGGAAGACTGGCAAGCCAGTGGCCGCAATCTTGGTGAATGCGCCATCCTGGTGCGTGAAGCCGACGCATCCAAGCCCATCGAAGACGCACTATTTAAAGCAGGCATCAGCTATCGCATGGAAGGCAGCCGCCCGTATTTTCTTCGCCAGGCCGCCTTACTTTGCCAGGCCCTTGGCTACCTTGCCAGCAGCAAACCTATAGTTCACGACAGCAGCGATGTTGATGCATTCCTAGCGCTCATCCAGTCTCCGGCGTGGGAAATCAGCGAAGAGCAAATTTCCAATTTTCAGAAAGAACTAATCAGTGTTGACTATGAAAACAAGCCTCTTTACCGGCTGGACTGGCTGCCCGATGCTTACGCTATTTTAAAAGGGCTAATCCCGGCCCCCATGGCTCATCTGGCCTTTGTCAGAATAAAGACAACACCACTTCCCCTATGCCTGGAAGAGCTGGTTGATCAGCTCAACTTAAAACCACTGGTTGCCCTCAGCGCGCCAACGGCTCGCGCTGCCAAAGCACGCCTGCAGCTATTTAAAACCCTGATCACCGAGCTGGGCAAAACCGGCCCTGACGCATTGGCCAAAGACTGGTTTAAACGCCGTCAGCGCTATCAGCAGTTTAATAAACAACGTGTAGTGGTCAGCAGTGTACAGCAGGCGAAAGGACGGGAATGGGTGCATGTGATTTTGCCACAACTGAGTGACTGGGTACTAAGAGAGGGTGCAGATTCGGCAAATGAGCGCAGGCATTTCTATGTGGCCATCACCCGTGCGCAGGAATATCTAACCCTGCTGGCAAATGCACAAAGCCTGGCACAAAGCCCATGGCTGGAAGAAATTGGAATTAAATAA
- a CDS encoding DsbA family protein, with translation MLHLLFDPLCGWCYGAAPALSALKAQTTLKWQLHPTGLFSHPQAMSREMASHFWSSDQRIAQITGQEFSLAYKEHILADLDTPFDSSASTLAYYLISQTVPDQSVDVLHRIQQLRYAKGTQDIADFIGLAAEFGLDAGQFAKDFAAGWPKELHTITQRAQALMQKNGLRGVPTLLLQKGGQLSVVPSSLMHKDPQNLIDFVAKQ, from the coding sequence ATGCTGCATCTCTTATTTGACCCACTTTGTGGTTGGTGTTACGGCGCAGCGCCTGCTCTTTCTGCCTTAAAAGCACAGACAACCCTGAAATGGCAGTTGCACCCAACGGGGCTATTTTCCCATCCTCAGGCAATGAGCAGAGAAATGGCAAGCCACTTCTGGAGCAGCGATCAACGCATCGCCCAGATCACAGGACAGGAGTTTAGCCTGGCCTACAAAGAGCATATTCTGGCTGATCTGGACACCCCTTTTGATTCGAGTGCTTCCACACTGGCTTACTACCTGATCAGCCAGACCGTACCAGATCAATCGGTGGATGTACTGCACCGGATACAACAACTGCGTTATGCCAAAGGCACACAGGACATAGCCGATTTTATTGGGCTGGCAGCAGAGTTTGGTCTGGATGCCGGACAATTTGCCAAAGATTTTGCAGCAGGCTGGCCCAAAGAATTACACACGATTACGCAACGGGCTCAGGCTTTAATGCAAAAAAACGGCCTGCGCGGCGTACCCACGCTGCTATTACAAAAGGGCGGCCAACTGTCTGTTGTTCCCAGCTCTTTGATGCACAAGGACCCGCAAAATTTAATTGATTTTGTTGCAAAACAATAA
- a CDS encoding transposase, translating into MKPAEYSDSQIMAILKQAEEGFPVAALCRQYGMSSACFCKWRTKFYGVGAFAMARIKELEDENRHLRKMYLEARMRAELMRKAMLKKRVKSSWRRQMAHWAVEHYLVSVREACACFAISLTCYHYVSRLEQENKEIADCLRNLTETNPEWGFGLCFLYLRNVQQRSWNHKRVYRIYCDLALNQRMTARA; encoded by the coding sequence ATGAAACCAGCTGAGTATTCCGATAGTCAGATTATGGCGATTTTGAAGCAGGCCGAAGAAGGTTTTCCTGTGGCGGCGCTTTGCCGTCAGTATGGCATGAGTTCAGCATGTTTTTGTAAATGGCGAACCAAATTTTACGGTGTGGGCGCTTTTGCGATGGCGCGGATAAAAGAGCTCGAAGATGAGAATCGGCACCTTAGAAAAATGTACCTTGAGGCCCGGATGCGAGCGGAGCTGATGAGAAAGGCCATGCTAAAAAAGAGGGTTAAGTCATCCTGGCGCCGCCAGATGGCTCATTGGGCCGTTGAGCATTATTTGGTTTCTGTGCGTGAGGCCTGTGCCTGTTTTGCCATTAGCCTGACCTGTTATCACTATGTATCCCGGCTGGAGCAGGAAAATAAGGAGATCGCTGACTGCTTACGAAATTTAACCGAAACTAATCCCGAATGGGGTTTTGGTTTGTGTTTTTTATATTTGCGAAATGTCCAGCAGCGGAGCTGGAATCATAAACGGGTTTACCGGATTTATTGTGATTTGGCATTAAACCAGCGAATGACAGCCAGAGCCTGA
- a CDS encoding NAD(P)H-binding protein, producing MTAVKTDVNDEAALAAQLAGHDLVISAFSGHAAGDVYQYFVDGFQHILNSVKASAAPRFLVVGAQVAWKSLPACKW from the coding sequence CTGACCGCAGTTAAAACCGATGTAAACGATGAAGCTGCGCTAGCTGCCCAATTAGCGGGCCATGACCTCGTAATCAGTGCATTCAGCGGCCACGCAGCGGGGGATGTTTACCAGTATTTTGTAGATGGTTTTCAGCACATTCTGAACAGCGTAAAAGCATCAGCGGCACCCCGCTTTTTAGTTGTCGGTGCGCAGGTAGCCTGGAAGTCGCTCCCGGCGTGCAAGTGGTAG
- a CDS encoding multidrug effflux MFS transporter → MRYFPPWLLLLGALTALGPLSIDMYLPSFPAISHSLGATPGSVQLTLASFFIGLAIGQAIYGPFSDRFGRKPPLYFGLTIYILATIGCIFVTQIDQLIALRFLQALGGCAGMVVSRAVVRDRCNVQEMAKAFSTLMLIMGLAPILAPIAGGWVTTTAGWRAIFAFQMLFALICLINVHFFFKETHDTQHSPALELGKVLKGYATLIRDKAFMRHALTGSLLMGGFFGYIAGSPYIIIELFGVPAEHFGWIFASNAAGFIISSQFNVRALKNHSTSKLLRRALYFPAFSGLSLFLLQVSGLLNFPLLLLGLFMFVTSMGFITPNTSAMALQHQSKQAGLASALLGSLQFGCATLAGLLMGLWHDNSALPLLTLLAACSAGAWRLNRSGPVTVAKV, encoded by the coding sequence ATGCGCTATTTCCCACCATGGCTACTCTTACTGGGTGCGCTTACTGCACTTGGCCCGCTTTCCATCGATATGTATTTACCCAGCTTCCCGGCTATTTCGCACAGTCTGGGGGCTACACCTGGCTCGGTACAGCTTACTCTTGCCAGCTTTTTTATTGGTCTGGCAATCGGGCAGGCAATTTACGGCCCGTTTAGCGACCGTTTTGGCCGTAAACCACCGCTCTATTTTGGCCTTACGATTTATATTCTGGCCACTATAGGCTGCATCTTTGTCACACAGATTGATCAGCTTATTGCTTTGCGCTTTTTGCAAGCCCTTGGCGGCTGTGCGGGCATGGTGGTTTCCAGGGCCGTAGTTAGGGATCGCTGCAATGTGCAGGAAATGGCCAAAGCTTTTTCTACCCTGATGCTGATTATGGGCCTCGCCCCGATTCTGGCCCCTATTGCGGGTGGGTGGGTAACAACCACAGCGGGATGGCGGGCCATTTTTGCTTTTCAGATGCTGTTTGCACTGATCTGCCTGATTAATGTGCATTTCTTTTTTAAAGAAACCCACGATACCCAGCACAGCCCGGCACTTGAACTGGGTAAAGTACTAAAGGGCTACGCCACACTGATCCGCGATAAAGCATTTATGCGTCACGCTCTGACGGGATCACTGCTTATGGGGGGCTTTTTTGGCTATATCGCAGGATCACCGTACATCATCATTGAGCTATTTGGCGTGCCTGCCGAGCATTTTGGCTGGATCTTTGCCAGTAATGCAGCAGGCTTTATTATCAGCAGCCAGTTTAATGTACGCGCATTAAAAAACCACAGCACAAGCAAGCTACTCAGACGCGCACTGTACTTTCCCGCCTTTTCCGGGCTAAGTCTGTTTTTGCTGCAAGTATCGGGCCTGCTTAATTTCCCGCTCTTGCTGCTGGGTTTATTTATGTTTGTCACCAGCATGGGCTTTATCACCCCCAATACCTCAGCAATGGCTTTGCAACACCAGAGCAAACAAGCCGGGCTGGCATCTGCTCTGCTTGGCTCCTTGCAATTTGGCTGCGCCACACTGGCTGGTTTATTAATGGGCTTATGGCACGACAACAGCGCACTACCCTTACTCACGCTGCTTGCCGCGTGTAGTGCAGGTGCATGGCGGCTAAACCGCAGCGGGCCAGTGACCGTTGCAAAGGTTTAA